The sequence ATATCATTTTCCTGATGAAAACAATCATACAAAAAAAAATGATGATATTTTATTATAAAAACTCATTATTTATTAACTAATTAAAATTTTTTTACTCAATTTTTTTTTCAATCTAGCAGCTTTATTCACATGTATAATATTTTTCTTGGCTAATTTATCTATCATGGAAATGACAATAGAATATTGTTTTTTGTTTTTATCTATTAACAATTTTTTAATAGCCGTCTTAGTACTTTTATATGCATATTTATTACGTAAGCGTCTAGTATGATTCTGTCTAATTCTTTTTAAAGAAGATAAATGATTTGCCATAAAAAATAATTATAGCCCATAGGGGAATTGAACCCCTCTTTCCAGGATGAAAACCTGACGTCCTAACCAATAGACGAATGGGCCTTTGATTGATCAAATAATAATTAATGATACAAATTAAATTTTTTTTATCTTTAATACAAGTATTTTGTTTATATTTGGTAATCTCTTTTCTTGATCGGTTTTTGTTTTAAACAATAAAAAAAGTTTATTATAAATTCTAAAATTCTTCTACTTATAATTTTTTATTATCATCTTATTTCTATTTCATTATATGGAAATGTGGAATACAATAAAAAATCTAAAAAATCTGAAAGAATTTCTTTCAGGAAAAAAAAGCAAAACATGTATAGAAATAATTCAAAAAATTATTTTCAATTTTTGAATCACAAACTGTTTTTTAAAGAAGAGATAGAATGCATTATAGAAAAAGCTAAAAATTACATGTATACTCCATATAGATATGGAGGAAATAATACAAAAACGGGAATAGATTGTTCCGCTTTAATCAAAAATGTTTTTGCCTCTTATCATATATTCTTACCACGTATTTCTTACAATCAAGCCAAAAAAGGTTCCTTTGTTCCAAGAAAGGAAATAAAAAAAGGAGACTTATTATTTTTTTCAACAGGAATATCTAAAAAAATCAATCATGTAGGAATGGTGATCCATACGAGCAATAAAAATATATCTTTTATTCATGCATCCACATCCAATGGAGTAATAATTTCTCAATTATATCAAGAATACTGGAATCATAAATTCATTATGGCAAGAAGAATTCTTTATTCTTCATAATCAATTAAAAAACCTAAAGATTCTAAGTCTTTCCAAAAATTAGGATATGATTTTTCTACAACATTTGGGTTTTCTATCTTGATAAAATCAGAGCATAATCCAAATGTGGAAAAAGACATTGCCATTCTGTGATCCTGATAAGTTCGAATTCTGATAAAAGAATCAATTTTTTTTCTATAAAAATCTGTTATTTTTAAACAAGATTTCGTAATTTTTGTTATCACTCCAAATTTTAAAAGCTCTTCTTTCAATGCTTTTAATCTATCTGTTTCTTTAATTTTCAATGTTTCTAATCCTTTTAAACTGCATTTTATGCCAATTGCCGCACAAGTAACAACAATAGTTTGAGCAAGATCTGGTGTATTATTCAAATCTAATTCGATAAATCTTGGTAATAAAAAATTCAATTTTTTCTTTAATGTTATTACATTTTGATCAAAAACAGTAGAAATCCCAAAATATTGATTATATATATCACAAACTTTTTTATCTCCTTGCAAACTCTTATTGCTATATGAACGTAAAATAATATGGCTTTTTTTTGCAATAGCAGACATAGAATAATAGTAAGAAGCAGAACTCCAATCGGATTCTACAGAAAAACATTTTTTTCCCTGATTTTTTACTGGATAAATATGGATCATTTTTTCTTTCCAATCCGCTTTTATTCCGGCTAGAGTCAGTAAATTAAAAGTCATTTTTATGTAGGGAATAGATGTAATATTTCCTTTTAAATAAATTTTTAATCCCATTTGAAATTGACTAGCTATTAACATCAAAGAACTTATATACTGACTACTAATTTTTGCATTCATATCTATTTCTCCTCCTAAAATTTTTTTTCCAAAAATTTGTATTGGAGGAAAGCCTTCTTTTTCCAAATAATGAATTTCGGATCCTAGCTTTTTTAAAGCTTCTACGAGTACAAAAATAGGCCTCTCTTTCATTCTATCTGATCCTGTTAATATTACTGTTTTTCCTTCTTGTATGGAGAAATAAGAAGTTAAAAAACGCATAGCAGTTCCCGCATGATGAATATCTAATATATTAGAAGAACTAATTAAACTTTTTTTTAATATTTTTGTATCTTCACAGTTAGAAAGATTTTCAATATGAATGTCATCTTTATAAATAGCTTTTAAAATTAAAAGACGATTAGATATACTTTTAGATCCCGTTATAGATATAGAACCATATAAGCCCCTCCTATTTTTGTAAATCTTAATATAAGAAGACATATTTTTTTATTTCAATTTTTGATTTTTATGATGTCTGGTATGATCTCTAATTTTCTTTTTTTCTAATTTTCTATGAAATGATTTTTCCAAATTTATTCCAGTCTGATTTGCTAAACAAATTATAATAAATAAGACATCTGATAATTCTTCTCCAAGATCTTCATTTTTTTGGCAGTTTTGTTTTTTTGATTGTTCTCCATAATTTCTAGCAATAATTCTAGAAACTTCACCCACTTCTTCAGATAAAAGAATTGTGTTCGTTAATATATCAAAATAACGAATTCCATGATTTAAGATCCAATTATGAACTAATTTTTGTAAACTTTTAATTTCCAAAACTTATTGTTTGTTTTTATTTTTTAAAACAAATTCCACATGATTTATAATAGATTCACGATCAATATCATATTTTTTTAAAAGTTCCATAGGCTTTCCACTTTCTCCAAAAGTATCGTTAACAGCTACTAAACTTTGAATAACAGACCATTTTTTATTTTTTTTATTATGAACAGTGGTCAATACTCTGGCAATACTTTCTCCTAATCCACCCCAATAATTGTGTTCTTCTGCAGTAACAATACATTTTGTTTTATTAATCGATTTCAAAATTGTATTTTCATCTAATGGTTTAATTGTATGAACATTA comes from Blattabacterium cuenoti BPAA and encodes:
- the rpsT gene encoding 30S ribosomal protein S20, encoding MANHLSSLKRIRQNHTRRLRNKYAYKSTKTAIKKLLIDKNKKQYSIVISMIDKLAKKNIIHVNKAARLKKKLSKKILIS
- a CDS encoding C40 family peptidase — its product is MYRNNSKNYFQFLNHKLFFKEEIECIIEKAKNYMYTPYRYGGNNTKTGIDCSALIKNVFASYHIFLPRISYNQAKKGSFVPRKEIKKGDLLFFSTGISKKINHVGMVIHTSNKNISFIHASTSNGVIISQLYQEYWNHKFIMARRILYSS
- a CDS encoding 3-phosphoshikimate 1-carboxyvinyltransferase; this encodes MSSYIKIYKNRRGLYGSISITGSKSISNRLLILKAIYKDDIHIENLSNCEDTKILKKSLISSSNILDIHHAGTAMRFLTSYFSIQEGKTVILTGSDRMKERPIFVLVEALKKLGSEIHYLEKEGFPPIQIFGKKILGGEIDMNAKISSQYISSLMLIASQFQMGLKIYLKGNITSIPYIKMTFNLLTLAGIKADWKEKMIHIYPVKNQGKKCFSVESDWSSASYYYSMSAIAKKSHIILRSYSNKSLQGDKKVCDIYNQYFGISTVFDQNVITLKKKLNFLLPRFIELDLNNTPDLAQTIVVTCAAIGIKCSLKGLETLKIKETDRLKALKEELLKFGVITKITKSCLKITDFYRKKIDSFIRIRTYQDHRMAMSFSTFGLCSDFIKIENPNVVEKSYPNFWKDLESLGFLIDYEE
- a CDS encoding nucleotide pyrophosphohydrolase is translated as MEIKSLQKLVHNWILNHGIRYFDILTNTILLSEEVGEVSRIIARNYGEQSKKQNCQKNEDLGEELSDVLFIIICLANQTGINLEKSFHRKLEKKKIRDHTRHHKNQKLK